In the genome of Altererythrobacter sp. TH136, one region contains:
- a CDS encoding extensin family protein has translation MRLFSPGRFDRWAFPLLIFAALLLSGQGWLMAHPEYNPWAPLDLRDPPGWATERKLSALRDDAADCRAVLARSGVAFTALPPAGEATCARPDRTVLTDFPLSPRQPPTTCAVAAALELWLRTGVQPAARELLGTDVERIEHYGAFSCRRVYGRGEGAWSEHSTGNAIDIAAFVLADGRRITVAGDWAGAEPSAEFLHRVRDAGCQVFGTVLSPDYNAAHRDHLHLDQQARGLGGVCR, from the coding sequence ATGCGCCTGTTCTCGCCCGGCCGCTTCGATCGCTGGGCCTTTCCCTTGCTTATCTTCGCTGCGCTGCTCCTGAGCGGACAGGGTTGGCTGATGGCGCATCCCGAGTACAACCCGTGGGCTCCGCTCGACCTGCGCGACCCGCCGGGCTGGGCGACGGAGCGCAAACTGTCAGCATTGCGCGACGATGCCGCAGACTGTCGCGCCGTCCTTGCACGCAGCGGCGTCGCGTTCACCGCGCTGCCGCCTGCCGGAGAGGCCACCTGCGCCCGTCCCGACCGGACAGTCCTGACGGACTTTCCGCTCAGCCCCCGCCAGCCGCCCACCACCTGCGCTGTGGCCGCTGCGCTCGAATTGTGGCTGCGCACCGGAGTGCAGCCCGCGGCGCGGGAACTGCTCGGCACCGATGTGGAGCGGATCGAACACTACGGCGCCTTCTCCTGCCGACGGGTCTACGGCCGGGGCGAGGGCGCATGGAGCGAACATTCCACCGGCAACGCGATCGACATCGCGGCGTTCGTTCTGGCGGACGGTCGCCGGATCACGGTCGCAGGTGATTGGGCAGGGGCGGAGCCTTCGGCGGAGTTTCTTCACCGGGTGCGGGACGCCGGCTGCCAGGTGTTCGGGACTGTTCTCAGCCCCGATTACAATGCCGCACACCGGGACCACCTGCACCTTGACCAGCAAGCGCGCGGTTTGGGCGGAGTATGCCGTTAG
- the phoB gene encoding phosphate regulon transcriptional regulator PhoB encodes MAAAKLLLVEDDPALAELLEYRFANEGYSVRLTADGDEALLMAAEDVPDLIILDWMIEGTSGIEVCRRLRRDKATAHVPIVMLTAREGEDDKIRGLETGADDYLTKPFSPRELLARVAAVLRRIRPALAGEALTVGDLTLDPVAHRVTRRGQPVRLGPTEYRLLRFLMESPRRVFSRNQLLDGVWGSESEIELRTVDVHIRRLRQAIAVDGADDPVRTVRSAGYSLEG; translated from the coding sequence ATGGCCGCGGCCAAGCTGCTGCTGGTCGAGGACGACCCGGCGCTCGCCGAGCTTCTCGAATATCGCTTCGCCAACGAAGGCTATTCGGTGCGATTGACGGCGGATGGCGACGAGGCGCTGCTGATGGCGGCGGAAGACGTCCCCGATCTGATCATTCTTGATTGGATGATCGAGGGCACCAGCGGGATCGAAGTGTGCCGCCGGCTGCGGCGCGACAAGGCGACTGCGCACGTGCCGATCGTGATGCTGACCGCGCGCGAAGGCGAGGACGACAAAATCCGCGGCCTGGAGACAGGGGCGGACGACTATCTGACCAAGCCGTTCTCCCCGCGCGAGTTGCTTGCGCGGGTTGCAGCGGTGCTGCGGCGCATCCGTCCGGCACTGGCTGGCGAGGCGCTGACGGTGGGCGATCTGACTCTCGACCCGGTGGCTCACCGGGTGACGCGCCGCGGACAGCCGGTTCGGCTCGGGCCGACTGAATACCGTCTGCTTCGCTTTCTGATGGAAAGCCCGCGCCGGGTGTTCAGCCGCAATCAGCTGCTCGACGGCGTTTGGGGCAGCGAGAGCGAAATCGAGCTGCGCACGGTCGATGTCCACATCCGCCGCTTGCGGCAGGCTATTGCGGTCGATGGCGCTGACGATCCGGTGCGCACCGTACGTAGCGCAGGCTATTCCCTCGAAGGCTGA
- the phoU gene encoding phosphate signaling complex protein PhoU: MEHTVKAFDEDITRLRGLIAEMGGMAEVALNRAMDALVKGDDALADQIVADDKKIDAIEAEVDKLAVRIIALRAPMADDLREVIAALKIAGVVERIGDYSKAIAKASRQIESRKRFGPLTLVPAMADIAAEMVHDALTAYAARDAALAREVIAADEKVDNFYESIFRNLVSHMVENPATISSAAQLLFVARNIERIGDHATNVAEMVHFAATGAYPADMDN, translated from the coding sequence ATGGAACATACCGTCAAGGCGTTCGACGAGGACATCACCCGCTTGCGTGGCCTGATCGCCGAAATGGGCGGAATGGCCGAAGTGGCGCTCAATCGCGCGATGGACGCGCTGGTCAAAGGCGACGACGCCCTGGCCGACCAGATCGTTGCCGATGACAAGAAGATCGACGCGATCGAAGCGGAGGTCGACAAGCTCGCGGTGCGGATCATCGCCTTGCGGGCCCCCATGGCCGACGACCTGCGCGAAGTGATTGCCGCGTTGAAGATCGCTGGCGTGGTCGAACGGATCGGCGATTATTCCAAGGCCATCGCCAAGGCGAGCCGCCAGATCGAAAGCCGCAAGCGCTTCGGCCCCCTCACGCTGGTACCCGCGATGGCGGACATCGCTGCCGAAATGGTCCACGACGCGCTCACCGCCTACGCCGCCCGCGATGCCGCGCTTGCGCGCGAGGTGATCGCGGCGGACGAGAAGGTGGATAACTTCTACGAATCGATCTTCCGCAACCTTGTCAGCCACATGGTCGAAAACCCCGCTACGATCAGTTCGGCGGCTCAGTTGCTGTTCGTCGCCCGCAACATTGAGCGCATCGGCGACCATGCCACCAACGTGGCCGAAATGGTCCACTTTGCCGCGACCGGCGCTTACCCCGCCGATATGGACAACTAG
- the pstB gene encoding phosphate ABC transporter ATP-binding protein PstB: MVTVVHPNLENTDSKMRARDVSVFYGDKQAIDDVSIDIPSQYVTAFIGPSGCGKSTFLRTLNRMNDTIASARVEGSIELDGQDIYRSKMDVVQLRARVGMVFQKPNPFPKSIYENVAYGPRIHGLAEGKAELDGIVERSLARAGLWNEVKDRLTDSGTALSGGQQQRLCIARAIAVDPEVILMDEPCSALDPIATARIEELIHELRGRYAIVIVTHSMQQAARVSQRTAFFHLGKMVEYGRTSDIFTNPLEERTKDYITGRYG; this comes from the coding sequence ATGGTGACCGTCGTCCATCCCAACCTCGAGAACACTGACTCCAAGATGCGCGCGCGCGACGTGTCGGTGTTTTACGGTGACAAGCAGGCAATCGACGACGTGTCGATCGACATTCCCTCGCAGTACGTGACCGCATTCATCGGCCCTTCCGGCTGCGGCAAATCGACTTTTCTGCGCACACTCAACCGGATGAATGACACCATTGCATCCGCGCGGGTGGAGGGCTCGATCGAACTGGATGGCCAGGATATTTACCGGTCGAAAATGGACGTGGTCCAGCTTCGCGCGCGCGTGGGCATGGTGTTCCAGAAACCGAACCCATTCCCCAAGAGCATCTACGAAAACGTTGCTTACGGTCCGCGGATTCACGGTCTTGCTGAAGGAAAGGCTGAACTCGACGGGATCGTCGAGCGTTCGCTCGCCCGCGCCGGCCTGTGGAACGAGGTGAAAGACCGGCTGACCGACAGCGGGACGGCCCTCTCCGGAGGACAACAGCAGCGGCTGTGCATTGCCCGTGCGATTGCGGTCGATCCCGAGGTCATCCTGATGGACGAACCGTGCAGCGCGCTCGATCCCATCGCGACCGCGCGGATCGAGGAACTGATCCACGAACTGCGCGGCCGCTATGCGATCGTAATCGTGACGCACTCAATGCAGCAGGCTGCGCGCGTCAGCCAGCGGACGGCATTCTTTCACTTGGGCAAGATGGTGGAATACGGGCGCACATCGGACATCTTCACCAATCCGCTCGAGGAGCGGACGAAAGACTACATCACCGGCCGGTACGGCTAA
- the pstA gene encoding phosphate ABC transporter permease PstA, with product MTDTLPTRTAAFEARIKQRYRSEQRFKALGLTAVLFSVAVLLFLLGTMLLNGAGGFQRAELRVPIDFTQGSVSVDAATLAQPDALQRLQAQGLPELVQFSAATELGEPGAEELSAEAWREVGSAIIADPGLLQRKATFDLPASSNLAAALAGEGKPELHGLAQTLSSEGKLAERFDPGFLTRSDATDPQAVGIWGALKGSMLTMLVTLLLAFPIGVLAALYLEEYAPKNRWTDLIEVSINNLAAVPSIIFGLLGLAVFLWLFPNMRSAPLIGGMTLALMTMPVIVISGRNAIKAVPPSIRDGALAIGASPVQVVFHHVLPLALPGMLTGTIIGMARALGETAPLLMIGMRAFVATPPDSLTAPATVLPVQIFLWSDEIDRGFVERTSAAIIVLLVFLLVMNGLAIYLRNRFEKTW from the coding sequence ATGACTGACACCCTGCCCACCCGCACCGCCGCGTTCGAGGCCCGGATCAAGCAGCGTTATCGTTCGGAGCAACGCTTCAAGGCGCTGGGCCTGACCGCCGTTCTCTTTTCGGTGGCTGTGCTGCTGTTCCTGCTCGGCACGATGTTGCTCAACGGTGCCGGCGGGTTCCAGCGGGCGGAGCTGCGCGTTCCCATCGACTTCACGCAGGGCAGCGTGTCGGTCGATGCGGCAACGCTCGCGCAGCCCGATGCGCTGCAGCGTTTGCAGGCGCAAGGTCTCCCCGAACTTGTGCAGTTCTCTGCCGCCACCGAACTGGGTGAGCCGGGTGCCGAAGAGCTGTCGGCTGAAGCTTGGCGTGAGGTAGGCAGCGCGATCATCGCCGACCCGGGATTGCTGCAGCGTAAGGCGACCTTCGACCTGCCCGCCAGTTCCAACCTGGCAGCCGCACTTGCCGGCGAAGGTAAGCCCGAACTGCACGGACTGGCGCAGACGCTTTCCAGCGAAGGCAAGCTGGCCGAGCGGTTCGATCCGGGTTTTCTGACCCGTTCGGACGCGACCGATCCGCAGGCAGTAGGGATCTGGGGAGCGTTGAAGGGGTCGATGCTGACGATGCTGGTAACGCTGTTGCTGGCGTTTCCGATCGGCGTGTTGGCGGCGCTCTACCTCGAGGAATACGCGCCGAAGAACCGGTGGACCGATCTAATCGAAGTCTCGATCAACAACCTTGCCGCAGTGCCGTCGATCATTTTTGGGCTTCTGGGACTGGCGGTATTCCTCTGGCTGTTCCCGAACATGCGCTCCGCGCCGCTGATCGGCGGCATGACGCTAGCCCTGATGACCATGCCGGTGATCGTCATTTCCGGTCGCAACGCCATCAAGGCCGTCCCCCCAAGCATCCGCGACGGTGCGCTGGCGATCGGCGCTTCTCCGGTGCAGGTAGTGTTCCACCACGTCTTGCCCCTGGCCCTTCCCGGGATGCTGACTGGCACGATCATCGGCATGGCCCGTGCTCTGGGCGAAACAGCGCCGCTGCTGATGATCGGCATGCGCGCGTTTGTCGCCACGCCGCCCGACAGCCTGACCGCACCCGCCACTGTGCTGCCGGTCCAGATTTTCCTCTGGTCGGATGAAATCGACCGCGGTTTCGTGGAGCGGACCAGTGCGGCCATTATCGTGCTTCTCGTGTTCCTTCTCGTCATGAACGGGCTGGCGATCTATTTGCGAAACAGGTTCGAAAAAACATGGTGA
- the pstC gene encoding phosphate ABC transporter permease subunit PstC codes for MSSSLLLLLMLGLGLAGWLTARARAWGFRRRGHTRLAALPSYHGWYAALSIVLPVIAFIALWSAIAPGLIDRAVLAHPAAANLPQFDFQRNALLAQAYSVARGATATVSLPEAATLVEPYREALARYNLIGILATIAIGLAGGAFAFLRLKPDFAARTRVERIVMLILLLASLVAILTTLGILVSLVFETVRFFGMVSPIDFLFGTHWSPDPMSDPAAVDGSRYGAVPLFWGTIFIGAIIAMIVAIPLGLMSAIYLTQYAHPSWRRTLKPALEILAGVPTVVYGYFAALSIAPLIRDAAQALGVANASSESALAAGLVMGVMIIPFVSSMADDSIAAVPQAMRDGSLAMGATKSETIRRVLLPAALPGIVAGVMLAVSRAIGETMIVVMAASTAANLTANPLEAMTTVTVQIVAMLTGEGSFDHPATLSAFALGFVLFMVTLALNFIALRVVKRFREAYD; via the coding sequence ATGTCGTCTTCGCTTCTCCTCCTGCTGATGCTTGGCCTGGGCTTGGCCGGATGGCTGACGGCGCGCGCCCGGGCCTGGGGGTTCCGGCGCCGGGGGCATACGCGGCTGGCTGCTCTGCCCAGCTATCACGGATGGTACGCCGCGCTGTCGATCGTGCTGCCGGTGATCGCCTTCATCGCACTGTGGAGTGCAATAGCGCCCGGCCTGATCGACCGGGCAGTCCTGGCGCACCCTGCGGCCGCCAATTTGCCGCAGTTCGATTTTCAGCGCAACGCACTGCTGGCCCAAGCATATTCCGTGGCCCGCGGAGCGACCGCGACGGTCTCATTGCCCGAAGCGGCCACGCTGGTCGAACCGTACCGCGAAGCGCTGGCCCGTTATAACCTCATCGGCATTCTCGCGACGATTGCCATCGGCCTGGCCGGCGGAGCTTTCGCGTTCCTGCGCCTCAAACCCGATTTCGCCGCCCGTACGCGGGTAGAGCGGATCGTGATGCTGATCCTGCTGCTGGCATCGCTGGTGGCGATCCTGACGACCCTGGGCATTCTGGTGAGCCTGGTGTTCGAGACGGTGCGCTTTTTCGGTATGGTCTCGCCGATCGATTTCCTGTTCGGCACACACTGGTCGCCGGATCCCATGTCCGATCCCGCCGCTGTGGACGGCAGCCGCTATGGCGCGGTGCCGCTGTTTTGGGGGACGATTTTCATCGGCGCGATCATCGCCATGATCGTCGCCATCCCTCTCGGCCTGATGAGCGCGATCTACCTGACGCAATACGCGCACCCGTCGTGGCGGCGGACGCTCAAGCCGGCGCTGGAGATCCTCGCGGGCGTGCCCACGGTGGTCTACGGCTATTTCGCGGCGCTCAGCATCGCACCGTTGATCCGCGATGCGGCGCAGGCGCTGGGGGTCGCGAACGCGAGTTCGGAAAGCGCGCTTGCCGCAGGGTTGGTGATGGGCGTGATGATCATTCCGTTCGTATCCTCGATGGCGGACGACAGCATCGCCGCCGTGCCGCAAGCCATGCGCGATGGCAGCCTGGCGATGGGCGCCACGAAATCCGAAACGATCCGTCGGGTTCTGCTTCCAGCGGCGCTCCCCGGGATCGTGGCGGGCGTCATGCTGGCGGTGAGCCGCGCGATCGGCGAAACGATGATCGTGGTCATGGCGGCATCGACTGCCGCCAACCTGACCGCAAACCCGTTGGAGGCGATGACCACGGTGACCGTGCAAATCGTCGCCATGCTCACTGGCGAAGGCAGCTTCGATCATCCGGCGACCCTCAGCGCGTTCGCGCTCGGATTCGTGCTGTTCATGGTCACCCTGGCCCTCAACTTCATCGCGCTCCGGGTCGTGAAGCGTTTCCGGGAGGCATATGACTGA
- a CDS encoding ATP-binding protein: MEQPAAKPWTGIALAILACAALAIMGEKPWFALAILLIWIGSLWLKFDEPPSMETASGEAGLTRDTMAELIEHSGTPLLLTRRDRVTIANRAARDVLGPHILGQDVRIALRHPEAIALAEHDEPASATVYNLARRRDVWLVSRKPFNGDYAVIDLTDQSAGANVGRAHTDFVANASHELRTPLASIIGYVETLIDEPGDESLRARFHQTILREAKRLQQLVDDLLSLSRVEAGEHDLPSEHIDLAPLVLLAARDAAGPARADRIDFALEDATIQGDVPQLEQAVRNVVDNALKYGADDGRVRISLTSEGEAAELTVADQGDGIAPDHLPHLTRRFYRVDPGRSRASGGTGLGLALVKHIVERHRGRLDIASEHGAGTTVTIRLPIARGDNSASHDTVTQL, from the coding sequence ATGGAGCAGCCTGCAGCCAAGCCCTGGACCGGTATCGCGCTGGCCATTCTGGCATGCGCCGCTCTGGCGATCATGGGCGAGAAGCCGTGGTTTGCGCTCGCCATTCTGCTGATCTGGATCGGATCGCTGTGGCTCAAGTTCGACGAACCGCCATCCATGGAGACAGCGTCTGGCGAAGCTGGCCTGACCCGCGACACCATGGCCGAGCTGATCGAGCATTCGGGTACCCCGCTCCTCCTGACCAGGCGCGACCGGGTGACGATTGCCAATCGTGCGGCGCGGGACGTGCTGGGTCCGCATATCCTGGGCCAGGACGTACGCATCGCGCTGCGTCATCCAGAGGCAATCGCTCTAGCCGAGCACGATGAACCGGCATCGGCGACAGTCTACAATCTCGCGCGGCGACGCGACGTGTGGCTGGTCAGCCGCAAGCCGTTCAACGGCGATTACGCGGTGATCGATCTGACGGATCAGTCTGCGGGCGCGAACGTTGGTCGCGCGCACACGGACTTCGTCGCCAACGCCAGTCACGAACTGCGCACCCCGCTCGCCTCCATTATAGGATACGTGGAGACGCTGATCGACGAGCCTGGCGACGAATCGCTACGCGCACGGTTTCACCAGACGATTTTGCGCGAGGCGAAGCGGTTGCAGCAACTAGTTGACGATCTGCTGTCGCTGTCACGTGTCGAGGCGGGCGAGCATGACCTGCCGTCCGAGCATATTGATCTGGCACCGCTTGTCCTGCTGGCCGCTCGCGATGCTGCGGGCCCCGCACGGGCGGATCGAATCGATTTCGCGCTGGAAGATGCAACGATCCAGGGCGACGTCCCCCAACTTGAGCAAGCGGTGCGCAATGTGGTCGACAATGCACTCAAGTACGGCGCCGATGACGGCCGCGTGCGCATCTCGTTGACCAGCGAGGGGGAAGCTGCCGAGTTAACGGTCGCGGACCAGGGCGACGGCATCGCCCCCGACCATCTGCCGCATCTCACGCGGCGATTCTACCGCGTCGACCCGGGTCGCAGCCGGGCGTCGGGCGGAACCGGGCTAGGCCTGGCCCTCGTCAAGCACATCGTCGAACGGCATCGCGGACGTCTGGACATCGCCAGCGAGCACGGCGCCGGCACCACCGTCACCATTCGCCTGCCGATTGCGCGGGGCGATAACTCCGCTAGTCACGATACTGTCACACAACTGTAG